From a single Nostoc edaphicum CCNP1411 genomic region:
- a CDS encoding patatin-like phospholipase family protein → MKKKQQVFNGILLWVGLAFLGLTLQKFYNILQYIFFLRVPIIVGLLLLLLPTISVSTGLSAMLKNLFILRANNQLVLVIGGAVLAGLATTEVFDIILYNSHLRFDVPEHQGIPEFLQYVIAIILSLPIAIKATQLSKKEIKEGEHAWEGWGIIFGVVAGAFLIITTHLAKIFFKSNQILEQALLKIISFLPVKIQRGYVDGSGNLSYGIAEIVVFSIFLLILYGLGYLIFKPRPIKNRFEVPALFYITLILSIMVVWIGGISFFNDVSRVPTLLLFLVISSASYTIFKVDHFYKMFLNKNWLKPTEKKWINVISQRLNNQQSEDKTLVVVCASGGGIQASGWTTKVLTGLQEELGSEFTKAIGWISSVSGGSVGTMFYLDRFGEQGYPEEGELKKIFKSATEDSLDATGWGLAYPDLLRFIGFPFVVPKAQEDNTATEQDRGTAIEIDWKGEMKNPNATLASWSDKIDQGIIPIPIFNATLVEDGRRFLVSPMTFSKHEDCKSIDFNTLYPEYDIDVTTAARLSATFPYVSPVCRPSQETKWNYHIGDGGYFDNFGIGTSVDLLDNLLESEQCNQIKRVILIQINAFPDDENLQEEKGAPGWQMEVIGSLLALLNVRSSTQNEGNALNIKLLTDKYKCGYKDDEQEKLQQFLKDKSCQKGVEIMHIPIKFPRGKINPPLSWQLTQEQKKAIQNAWEEWKITNSTVILKLKKIFPE, encoded by the coding sequence ATGAAGAAAAAACAACAGGTTTTTAACGGTATTTTATTGTGGGTGGGACTGGCATTCCTGGGTTTAACGCTACAAAAATTCTACAACATATTGCAATATATTTTCTTTCTCCGAGTACCTATAATTGTTGGCTTATTGCTATTGTTATTACCAACAATTTCAGTTAGTACTGGTTTATCAGCGATGCTGAAAAACTTGTTTATACTTCGCGCTAATAATCAATTGGTTTTAGTGATTGGAGGTGCAGTTTTAGCAGGACTGGCTACAACAGAAGTTTTCGATATCATTTTGTATAATTCCCATCTTCGTTTTGATGTACCTGAACACCAAGGAATTCCCGAATTTCTCCAATATGTAATCGCTATTATCTTAAGTCTTCCGATTGCCATAAAGGCAACTCAGCTTTCCAAGAAAGAAATAAAAGAAGGAGAACATGCCTGGGAAGGCTGGGGAATTATATTTGGCGTTGTTGCAGGAGCTTTCCTGATAATAACAACTCACCTTGCCAAGATATTTTTTAAATCCAATCAAATTTTAGAACAGGCATTATTGAAAATAATTTCTTTTTTGCCAGTAAAAATACAAAGAGGTTATGTTGATGGAAGTGGTAATCTATCTTACGGAATTGCTGAAATAGTAGTATTTTCTATCTTTCTATTAATTCTTTATGGGTTGGGTTATTTGATTTTTAAACCTCGCCCAATCAAGAATAGATTTGAAGTTCCTGCTCTTTTCTATATTACTCTTATTCTGTCAATCATGGTAGTGTGGATAGGAGGAATTTCTTTCTTTAACGACGTATCTCGCGTTCCCACATTGTTATTATTTTTAGTAATTTCATCTGCTTCTTATACTATTTTTAAAGTAGATCATTTTTACAAAATGTTCTTAAACAAGAACTGGTTAAAACCGACAGAAAAAAAGTGGATTAATGTTATATCTCAACGGCTGAATAATCAACAAAGCGAAGATAAAACTTTAGTAGTCGTTTGTGCAAGTGGTGGAGGTATTCAAGCATCTGGATGGACAACTAAAGTTTTGACTGGTTTACAAGAAGAACTTGGATCTGAATTTACCAAAGCCATTGGTTGGATAAGCTCGGTTTCTGGCGGTTCTGTCGGAACGATGTTTTATTTGGATAGATTTGGAGAGCAAGGTTATCCAGAAGAAGGTGAATTAAAAAAGATTTTTAAAAGCGCTACAGAAGATAGTTTAGATGCTACAGGTTGGGGATTAGCTTATCCAGATTTGCTGCGTTTTATTGGTTTCCCTTTTGTCGTACCAAAAGCGCAAGAAGATAATACTGCAACTGAGCAAGACCGTGGTACAGCTATCGAAATAGATTGGAAAGGGGAAATGAAAAATCCTAATGCAACTTTAGCTAGTTGGAGCGATAAAATAGACCAAGGAATTATTCCTATTCCTATTTTTAATGCAACTTTAGTTGAAGATGGACGGCGTTTTTTAGTTAGTCCAATGACTTTTAGTAAGCACGAGGATTGCAAATCTATAGATTTTAATACCCTTTATCCAGAATATGATATTGATGTGACAACAGCCGCAAGGTTATCCGCTACTTTCCCTTATGTGTCTCCTGTGTGTCGTCCTAGTCAAGAAACTAAATGGAATTATCATATAGGTGATGGTGGTTACTTCGACAATTTTGGTATTGGTACTAGCGTAGACTTACTTGATAACCTATTAGAATCTGAGCAGTGTAATCAAATAAAAAGAGTTATTTTAATCCAAATAAATGCTTTTCCTGATGATGAGAATCTTCAAGAAGAAAAAGGCGCTCCTGGATGGCAGATGGAAGTTATTGGTTCATTGCTTGCTTTATTAAATGTTCGTAGTTCTACGCAAAACGAAGGTAACGCATTAAATATTAAACTCTTGACAGACAAGTACAAATGTGGTTACAAGGATGATGAACAGGAAAAATTGCAGCAATTTTTGAAAGATAAATCTTGTCAGAAAGGAGTAGAAATTATGCATATTCCGATTAAATTCCCTCGTGGTAAAATTAATCCCCCGCTTTCTTGGCAGTTAACCCAAGAACAAAAAAAAGCTATTCAAAATGCATGGGAAGAGTGGAAAATAACTAACTCTACTGTTATCTTGAAACTCAAAAAGATTTTCCCAGAGTGA
- a CDS encoding Uma2 family endonuclease: MATQLSQAKSPTELVISWEALPKDFQLEDEPVENTGQPLLAGALRESLEISGFIQPQMLIASNFGLCATVNGQFIAKAPDWVYVPSVNEVVGNRKSYTPNLEGDIPAIAIEFLSDTEGGEYSVKRTYPPGKWFFYEQILRIPIYIIFEPDGGLLEYYQLENKRYELEQPDENGRHWIDVMGLFLGTWQGTKEARTGYWLRWWDRDGNLLPWAVEQIEQERQRAEQERQRAEQERQQKERLIAYLQSQGIDPNNLPPFS; the protein is encoded by the coding sequence ATGGCAACCCAACTCAGCCAAGCCAAATCACCAACAGAACTGGTAATCTCTTGGGAAGCCTTACCCAAAGATTTTCAACTAGAGGATGAACCAGTGGAGAATACCGGTCAGCCACTTTTGGCTGGTGCTTTGCGTGAAAGCCTAGAAATCAGTGGATTCATCCAACCGCAGATGTTGATAGCTTCCAACTTTGGTCTTTGTGCGACAGTCAACGGGCAATTTATTGCCAAAGCACCTGATTGGGTTTATGTACCGTCGGTTAATGAAGTTGTGGGTAATCGCAAAAGTTATACACCCAATTTAGAAGGAGATATCCCTGCGATCGCTATCGAATTTCTATCTGATACTGAGGGTGGAGAATATTCGGTAAAGCGAACCTATCCACCAGGAAAATGGTTTTTCTACGAGCAAATTTTACGGATTCCCATCTACATAATTTTTGAACCAGATGGCGGTTTACTAGAATATTATCAATTAGAAAATAAACGCTATGAGTTAGAGCAACCCGACGAAAATGGTCGTCATTGGATTGATGTAATGGGCTTATTTTTGGGAACTTGGCAAGGAACAAAAGAAGCGCGAACTGGCTATTGGTTGCGCTGGTGGGATCGAGATGGTAATTTGTTACCGTGGGCTGTAGAACAGATTGAACAAGAACGCCAGCGTGCCGAACAAGAACGCCAACGCGCCGAACAAGAACGCCAGCAAAAAGAACGACTGATTGCTTATTTGCAATCTCAGGGTATTGACCCGAATAACTTACCCCCGTTTTCGTAG
- a CDS encoding class I SAM-dependent methyltransferase, with protein sequence MSEKFSNKCPVCNHDGIHIRSLSQKNIISELEDYFAEKPPEKIEIIDYEIQQCKNCSLEYAFPLEAGSQSFYQWVTTRVGYYPESRWEWLAVIEQIKKRERQNSISVLDVGCGGGNFLEIAAKKLSNTRIVGLDTTPESVDQCQKRGFEVYCETIESFYNKFSSEKFNYVLSFHCLEHISQPKEFIASMLSVLKPMGSILISTPYSPMSVESDWFDILNHPPHHILRFSKKSYEELARQLGCEIEFYMPPANSAIARAANNFSLSKFGKNQTVSKLRLLQAILKDPSLFWKIFSRQLGRDRVNGTVAADMVLVEFKLSSKSSI encoded by the coding sequence ATGTCTGAAAAATTTTCAAATAAATGTCCTGTTTGCAACCATGATGGCATCCATATTCGTTCATTATCTCAAAAAAATATTATCAGCGAATTAGAAGATTATTTTGCCGAAAAGCCTCCAGAAAAAATTGAAATCATAGACTATGAAATACAGCAATGTAAAAATTGCTCGCTTGAATATGCTTTCCCTTTAGAAGCAGGCAGCCAGTCATTTTATCAATGGGTTACTACAAGAGTTGGTTATTATCCAGAGTCTAGATGGGAATGGTTGGCGGTTATTGAGCAAATAAAAAAGCGAGAAAGACAAAATTCGATTTCTGTCTTAGATGTGGGCTGCGGAGGAGGTAATTTTCTGGAAATTGCTGCTAAAAAACTTTCAAATACTCGTATAGTTGGCTTGGATACAACTCCAGAATCTGTTGACCAATGTCAGAAAAGAGGATTTGAAGTTTATTGTGAAACAATTGAGAGTTTTTACAATAAATTTTCTAGTGAAAAGTTTAACTATGTATTGTCTTTTCATTGCTTAGAACATATTAGCCAACCAAAGGAATTTATTGCATCAATGCTTTCTGTTCTGAAACCGATGGGTAGTATCTTGATTAGTACTCCTTATTCACCCATGTCAGTTGAATCAGATTGGTTTGATATATTAAATCATCCACCACATCATATACTACGTTTTAGTAAAAAATCTTACGAAGAACTAGCACGTCAACTAGGCTGTGAGATAGAATTTTATATGCCACCTGCAAATTCTGCGATCGCACGAGCAGCAAATAATTTTAGTTTATCTAAATTCGGCAAAAATCAAACAGTATCGAAGTTGAGACTACTCCAAGCAATACTAAAAGATCCTAGTCTATTTTGGAAAATCTTCTCTCGTCAATTAGGGCGCGATCGCGTTAATGGAACTGTTGCCGCAGATATGGTTTTAGTGGAATTCAAGCTATCCTCAAAAAGTAGTATATAA
- the ligA gene encoding NAD-dependent DNA ligase LigA, giving the protein MTQIKPEVKRTEELRQLLQQASYAYYVLDTPIMEDAVYDQLYRELQQLEIQYPELTAPDSPTQRVGERPATQFTSVRHNIPLYSLENAFNIDELKGWDQRWRRQLPKIESVEYVTELKIDGSALALTYQNGVLVRGTTRGDGVAGEDITQNVRTIRSIPLRLNFEGLEILERVEVRGEAFLPLEVFKQINEDRQKAGEQLFANPRNAAAGTLRQLDSRIVAKRRLDFFSYTLHIPGRDDTSIANTQWEALELLEKMGFRVNPNHKLCASIAEVAKYYEYWDTERLNLPYMTDGVVVKLNSFKLQEQLGFTQKFPRWAIALKYPAEEAPTRVENIAVNVGRTGALTPLAEMRPVQLAGTTVSRATLHNSDRITQLDIRIGDTVIVRKAGEIIPEVVRVIKELRPADTEPFVMPTHCPVCGQLVVRESGEAVTRCVNASCAAILKGSIEHWVSRDALDIKGVGEKLVYQLVDKGLVHSVADLYELTAEKLSALERMGKKSAEKLIDAIAQSKNQPWSRVLYGLGIRHVGSVNAQLLTQKYFTVDQLATAKQSDIEGIYGIGAEIAQSVYQWFRIDANQRLIERLQAEELQLTATEETKTVGDGNQKFAGKTFVITGTLPTLKRDEAKALIQKAGGKVTDSVSKKTDYLVLGEDAGSKLEKAISLGITQLSEAQLLEILED; this is encoded by the coding sequence ATGACACAGATTAAGCCTGAAGTAAAGCGCACAGAAGAATTGCGCCAGTTATTGCAACAAGCCAGCTATGCTTATTACGTCTTAGATACTCCAATCATGGAGGATGCAGTCTATGACCAACTATATCGAGAATTACAACAACTGGAAATTCAATATCCAGAGTTGACAGCACCCGATAGTCCGACTCAGCGCGTGGGTGAAAGACCAGCAACGCAGTTTACCTCGGTGCGGCATAATATCCCCTTGTATAGTCTGGAGAATGCATTCAATATCGATGAGTTGAAAGGGTGGGATCAGCGTTGGCGGCGACAATTACCAAAAATAGAATCAGTGGAATATGTCACTGAACTGAAAATTGATGGTTCTGCTTTGGCTCTCACCTACCAAAATGGTGTTCTAGTTAGGGGGACAACTAGGGGTGATGGGGTGGCGGGTGAAGATATAACCCAAAATGTGCGGACAATTCGCTCAATTCCCTTGCGTTTGAATTTTGAAGGGTTAGAAATTCTAGAAAGGGTGGAAGTGCGAGGCGAGGCGTTTTTACCGTTGGAAGTTTTTAAACAAATTAACGAGGACAGACAAAAAGCAGGTGAGCAATTATTTGCTAATCCCCGCAATGCCGCAGCTGGTACACTCAGACAATTAGACTCCCGAATTGTCGCTAAACGGCGGTTAGATTTCTTTAGCTACACTCTGCACATTCCTGGTAGAGATGACACCAGTATTGCCAATACCCAATGGGAAGCGTTGGAGTTGTTGGAAAAAATGGGTTTTCGAGTCAACCCTAACCACAAGCTGTGTGCCTCGATCGCAGAAGTGGCAAAATATTATGAATACTGGGATACGGAACGGCTGAATTTACCCTACATGACTGATGGGGTAGTAGTGAAGCTGAATTCTTTTAAGCTTCAGGAACAGCTAGGATTTACGCAGAAATTTCCCCGTTGGGCGATCGCTTTGAAGTACCCAGCCGAAGAAGCGCCTACCCGTGTAGAAAATATTGCTGTGAATGTTGGGAGAACGGGGGCGTTAACTCCATTAGCCGAAATGCGCCCTGTGCAACTGGCGGGAACAACAGTTTCCCGCGCGACTTTACATAATAGCGATCGCATTACTCAATTAGACATCCGCATTGGCGATACTGTTATTGTCCGCAAAGCTGGGGAAATCATTCCAGAGGTTGTGAGGGTAATCAAAGAACTGCGTCCCGCTGATACCGAACCCTTTGTTATGCCTACCCATTGCCCAGTCTGCGGTCAATTGGTGGTGCGAGAATCAGGTGAGGCGGTGACTCGGTGTGTCAATGCTTCCTGTGCGGCAATTCTCAAAGGTTCTATTGAACATTGGGTCAGTCGTGATGCCTTGGATATTAAAGGCGTGGGGGAAAAGTTGGTGTATCAACTCGTTGATAAAGGATTGGTGCATTCCGTTGCCGATTTGTATGAGTTGACAGCAGAGAAGTTATCTGCATTAGAAAGGATGGGGAAAAAGTCGGCAGAGAAATTGATTGATGCGATCGCTCAATCAAAAAATCAACCTTGGTCAAGGGTATTGTATGGTTTAGGCATCCGTCACGTTGGCAGTGTCAATGCTCAATTGTTGACTCAGAAGTATTTCACAGTAGACCAGTTAGCTACAGCCAAACAATCAGATATTGAAGGCATTTACGGTATTGGTGCTGAAATTGCTCAATCTGTGTACCAGTGGTTTCGGATTGACGCCAACCAAAGATTGATAGAACGCTTGCAAGCAGAAGAATTACAATTAACTGCCACAGAGGAAACAAAAACAGTTGGTGATGGTAATCAAAAATTTGCGGGTAAAACTTTTGTAATTACGGGTACATTGCCAACCTTAAAACGAGATGAGGCGAAGGCTTTGATTCAAAAAGCTGGGGGAAAAGTGACTGATTCAGTGAGCAAGAAAACAGATTATTTGGTGCTAGGAGAAGATGCCGGTTCTAAATTAGAAAAGGCGATCTCGTTGGGAATTACGCAGTTAAGCGAGGCGCAATTACTAGAGATACTTGAAGATTAA